From Fulvivirga lutea:
CTACTAATCTTTTATTATCAATGAAGTAGGTTTTAGATTCATCATAATGATCTGATGATGTTGAGCGACCTTCTGGGGTATACCCTGTAAATCCCCATGAGGAACTATATGAATGCTCCAGAAAAAGCTCGCCTTTTGAATAGAACTTATAAATTTTTGAATAATGATGATCTGTCCAATATTCATGCTTTATTAATAACGTATCTCCATTATTCACATAATAAATGTCTTTGGCGGTTTCTCCGGTTCCTTCGCATTCCTCACAGTTATCCTCAATTTTCTTCCAATTTTCAATATTCTGTAGATAAGAATCACTTATTCTATCAAACTTTTTCTTTGCCTCAAATAATGAAGGGTAGCTTTCCGTAAGATACTTTTCTTGAATTGTGGCGAGACTATTATTGATACCCGGCATTAGACCTTTCTCAATAGAGTCAAATGATTCTCTTTCTTCATTTTCACCTTCGGGGTTAATGTATCTGATTAGGTTTCTATTGTAGTAATAAAATCGATGTTCTTTTTTTCCCTCAACTTTATAGATAAAGTATGGATGAAAACTATTTAAATCTTCATGGTAGTAGTATTCACTAGTATTGTTTGGGCTCTTGACAGTTATTTTTCTTATTACATCATTTTCGTAATGTCCAACAAATAAAGTGTCATCAATTGTTGTACTATATTCTTTGAATTTAGAAATGTTGGCATTTGTAGGATAGAATTTAGCTCTTATTGATTCAACAACACTTTCTTCGGTAATTACTTTTTCCTGATTGTCTGATTTGAAATACTTGAATCCGTTTTTTCCAACATAGCCGTACCTTTGAATGAAATAAAAGTCTTTTGGAAAGTCGGAAATTATTTCACCTAAATAGTGATTAGGATCATAAATATCTCCTCTATATTCCAGAGGCAGGACTATATCACCTTTAGTATTAACTATGCCATGATAAGTTGTATTATCAATCGGATTAATAGTCTCTACTATCGAATGACCATCCTTGTTAAAATCAGAAACCCGACTAAACTGGCAAGGTATTACTTCTTTGCCCTCTTTATTAATAAATCCAAATAAGTTATTTCTACTAACTGAAGCAAAACCATTGACAAAATCACCCGGGTTTCTTTGATACATTTTTTCACTAATGAATGTGCCCTTGTGGTTTACATAATTATTTACATCTCCCATATCCACACGTGCCATACCTTCTGACATGTGATCAATTCTTTTAATATTGTTTAATCTACCTGTGATTTGACCATCGAGGTTATATATGAGGAATTCCTTTTGCAGCTTGGCTGTAAAATAAATTTCATTCAAGTTCCTGGAGTATTGATCTACGAAGATTTGATCTGCTTGAATTTCTCTTTTCTGACCACTGTTTAAATTTATGAGTTGGTACTTATCATCAATTTTAGCAACAATGATTTTTCTTTTTTCATTAATCACATAAAGTTCAGTAACTAGCTCAGAAAGCAGCTGTTTACCCTCCTGATCGTATACTTTATATTTACCGTTATTTCCAAATGTGTAAATACGAAAATCTTCAGATAGGTTATAATCGTAATGTTCGTGTGTTATTGGTAAAACTACATTGCCCTCTTCATTTAGCAGACCATATTTTTCATTAAACCTTACTACATATACATTATTGCTTTGCCATAGTGTTTGATATATTGGCTCAATTTTATATGTACCTTCTGAATTTATAATACCTACCTGATCATACTTTAATTTAACAATGGCTTTACCATCAATAAATTTTTCAGCCTGATAATAAATGGCTGGTGTAATAAGCTCTCCCGTTTTCTTTATATAACCTTTTTTATAAGTTTTATTTGATTCGTAAATGGCTATTCCTTCATAGAAATTATCAACAATCTTTAATGAATCAGGGGTCTTAAAAATGACTTCATTATTTCTATCAATGACATATTGCTTCCCATACTTGTGTTTAACAGTTGCGAGATCATCATAGAAGAAGTGAGCTTCAGAATATTGGGGTTCAATTAGTATATTCCCTTGAATATCAGAATAACCCCACAAATCATTAACCCTGAAAGGAACAAATGTTTCTTGGCTTTGACCAAATGATAACGAAGAAGTACTTATTAAAATGAGAATTAAATAATGTATTTTATTCATCTGCTTTAATTAGAAAAACTCACTGAGTTGATTTATGCTTTTAAGTTTCAAATTATAAACTGATACAATGGATTTATGCATTATATCCCTATCACCTGTAGTATAAATAACATCCTTGCCTGCGTTAAAATCCAATAGTTGAGATTTTAGCTGAGCATACATGTGCTCCATCGGATCAATTACTTTGCAAGTTTCATCTAGAACTTCTTTAATGAGTTTCAAGAGTGCTGGGTAGTGCGTACACGCCAAAAGTAAATAATCAATTTCCCCTAATGGTTGGAGAATCTTTATAATTTCATTTTTATAAAGACCTGCATCTGTCTCACCAGCTTCTATTAATATTGATAAAATTTGGGCATTGTTTTGAACTACTTCAAATCCTAATGATTCAAAATGATTGGCATAAATGTTTGATTCAATTGTGCGTCCACCGCCTATAATTCCTAGTCGTTTTTTGGCATCAACAGTAATGCTCTCTTTGGTAAAATCCAACATACCTTTAAGAGGTTTATTGCTAATATTACCAAGTACAGTACTTGCAGAATGACAGGCTACTATTATCAAAGTGCATCCATCATTTACTAAAAAATCAATGACTTTATTTACTCGATTTGAAAGAGTGGGGCTGTCTAACTTACCATAAGGAACTTCTCCTGAGTCTGAAAAGTACGTAATGCCTAATTCAGGG
This genomic window contains:
- a CDS encoding WG repeat-containing protein; the protein is MNKIHYLILILISTSSLSFGQSQETFVPFRVNDLWGYSDIQGNILIEPQYSEAHFFYDDLATVKHKYGKQYVIDRNNEVIFKTPDSLKIVDNFYEGIAIYESNKTYKKGYIKKTGELITPAIYYQAEKFIDGKAIVKLKYDQVGIINSEGTYKIEPIYQTLWQSNNVYVVRFNEKYGLLNEEGNVVLPITHEHYDYNLSEDFRIYTFGNNGKYKVYDQEGKQLLSELVTELYVINEKRKIIVAKIDDKYQLINLNSGQKREIQADQIFVDQYSRNLNEIYFTAKLQKEFLIYNLDGQITGRLNNIKRIDHMSEGMARVDMGDVNNYVNHKGTFISEKMYQRNPGDFVNGFASVSRNNLFGFINKEGKEVIPCQFSRVSDFNKDGHSIVETINPIDNTTYHGIVNTKGDIVLPLEYRGDIYDPNHYLGEIISDFPKDFYFIQRYGYVGKNGFKYFKSDNQEKVITEESVVESIRAKFYPTNANISKFKEYSTTIDDTLFVGHYENDVIRKITVKSPNNTSEYYYHEDLNSFHPYFIYKVEGKKEHRFYYYNRNLIRYINPEGENEERESFDSIEKGLMPGINNSLATIQEKYLTESYPSLFEAKKKFDRISDSYLQNIENWKKIEDNCEECEGTGETAKDIYYVNNGDTLLIKHEYWTDHHYSKIYKFYSKGELFLEHSYSSSWGFTGYTPEGRSTSSDHYDESKTYFIDNKRLVGERSITDQELSKFKFKWKIW
- a CDS encoding glutamate racemase yields the protein MINRLAIYDYGIGGIDLYLRIKDDFPELGITYFSDSGEVPYGKLDSPTLSNRVNKVIDFLVNDGCTLIIVACHSASTVLGNISNKPLKGMLDFTKESITVDAKKRLGIIGGGRTIESNIYANHFESLGFEVVQNNAQILSILIEAGETDAGLYKNEIIKILQPLGEIDYLLLACTHYPALLKLIKEVLDETCKVIDPMEHMYAQLKSQLLDFNAGKDVIYTTGDRDIMHKSIVSVYNLKLKSINQLSEFF